The Oculatellaceae cyanobacterium genomic interval TTCTTCTACCGCAACAATGCCTATTACCTTTCAAGCTTTAATTGGAAAAATAGGTTTAAGAGAATCCTCTGCTTCTTTAGGTGCGCTAGTTGGCAGCAACTTTAATAACGACGGTACAGCCCTTTATGAGGCAATGTCTGCTTTATTTATTTCTCAAGTACTTAATTACAATCTATCATTACCACAACAACTGATAGTTATTCTGACATCTATTGTTGCTTCGGTTGGTGCTGCGGGTATACCCGAAGCTGGATTAGTCACAATGACGTTAGTATTTTCAGCAGTTGGTTTGCCTACTCAGTATATTCTCTTGCTGATTACAGTAGATTGGTTTTTAGACAGATGTCGCACTGCAATTAACGTTATGGGAGATATGACTGTTAGTGCTTTAGTAGATGGAAAACAACCAAAAGTAGAGGTAGAGGAAGAATTTTTAGATGTAGAAGCTTAAATTTTTGTAACTCCTCCCTGTGTTCGCGCAGCGTGCGCGTAGCGCATTACGGGGAGGGTGTTTTTGTTTGAGATATTTTAAAGTTAGTTTACTTAGCAAAGAAATTTATAGATTTAAACTTATGGAACCAATCATTATTCATACAAATACTAGCCACGCATTAAAAGAATGGGCTGTTGCAGTTAATGCTTTAGAACAAGGTAAAACTATTATGTTGCTACGTAAAGGCGGCATTAGTGAAGAAAAAAATCGCTTTAAAGTTGCTTATGAACAGGTTTTGCTTTATCCTACCTATGAACATCAACAGCCACATTTACTTAAACCTGAGTATGCTAATCAAGTTACGCCAGTAGCATCAGGTTGGCATCCAGAAACTATCCGTATAAGTAGTTGGGCTGAAATTACTGATATTTTTCAAGTAAGTGAGGATCAAACAGTTTCAGCATTGCTTCCGTATCATATCTGGAACGAGCAATTTGTAAGCGATCGCCTGAAATGGAAACCGCGTCAACCTCTTTATATACTGCTGCTACGTACTTACCAACTAGCTCAACCTCAAGTTATTTCATACCGTCAAGAATATGGTGGTTGTAAATCTTGGATTAATTTATTAGAGCCTATTTCTATTCAAGATAAAACTCCCCTCTTAACCAAGGAAGAATA includes:
- a CDS encoding DUF1802 family protein gives rise to the protein MEPIIIHTNTSHALKEWAVAVNALEQGKTIMLLRKGGISEEKNRFKVAYEQVLLYPTYEHQQPHLLKPEYANQVTPVASGWHPETIRISSWAEITDIFQVSEDQTVSALLPYHIWNEQFVSDRLKWKPRQPLYILLLRTYQLAQPQVISYRQEYGGCKSWINLLEPISIQDKTPLLTKEEYMQQVAEIRQIIE